From Qipengyuania psychrotolerans:
TTAACCACACTGGGTGTGAACGGGAAAGGTTAACGTGGAGTAAAAACAGTTAACATTTTTCAGTGTTGCAAACAGGACTCACAGCGATTTCAGCTTCTTCTCGCGTCGGCGTTGGGCCGAGGATCCGATTCCGATTGCCTCGCGGTACTTTGCGACAGTGCGCCGGGCGAGATCGAATCCCTCTTCGTTGAGGAGGTCGGTCAGCTTCTGATCGGACAGAACCTTCTTGGGGTCTTCGCCTTCGCACAGCGCACGGATGCGGGCCTTGATCGCCTCGCTGCTGGCCCCTTCGCCATCGGCTGCGCCCACCCCACTGGAGAAGAAATACTTCATTTCAAACGTGCCGCGCGGGCAGTGAAGGTACTTGTTGCTGGTAACGCGGCTGACGGTGCTTTCGTGCATCTCGATTGCCTCGGCTACTTCGCGCAAGGTCAGCGGGCGCATCGCGGACACGCCTTCACGGAAGAAACCTTCCTGCCGCTTCACAATCTCGCTGGCTGTCTTCAGGATGGTCTTCTGCCGCTGGTCGAGCGCGCGGATTAACCAGTCGGCTTCGCCCAGCTGTTCATCAAGCCATTTGCGCGATGCCTTGTCGCGCGCGCCGGCTTCCAGCTCGATATAGTATTCACGGTTCACCACGAGGCGCGGGAGGCTCGCTTCGTTGATACGGATTGACCAACCGTGTTTGCCCGTGGGTGCGATCAATACGTCGGGCACGACTGCGGCTTCGTTCTCTCCGCCATACTGGCATCCCGGTTTGGGATCATAGCCTTTCAATTCGGCCAGCATGTCGGAGAAATCGTCATCATCGACATCGCAAAGCCGCTTGAGCCGTGCGATCTCGCCTTTGGCCAGGAGATCCAGATTGTCGATCAACCGCGCCATGCACGGATCGTAGCGGTCGGCCTCTTTCGCTTGCAGCGCCAGGCATTCGGCAATGCTTCGCGCGCCCACACCCGTTGGTTCAAGGGATTGGACCAGATCGAGAGCGCGCTCTATTTCCGCCACCGGCGCGCCGAGTTCTTCGGCGAGATGGCGCAAATCGGCCTGGAGATATCCTGCATCGTCGAGTTCGTGGATAATACGGGTCGCGATCAGGGCTTCGCGTGCATCATGCGCCTGTGCCCCGACCTGGCCGAGCAGGTGCTGGGCCAGCGTAGGCCCGTCTGAACCCCGGTTTTCAAAATCGGGTAATTCAGATCCCGCAAGGCTGCCGCCATCGGCTGCGCGGCCCCAGTCTCCCATGTCGCCCGGCGCTGCTTCCGGATCGAGTGCGTGATGCGCTATGTCGAGTGCACCCTCTCCGTCCGGTCCAGGAGCGCTGTCATGTTCGGCAGGCGGTGCCTCGGAACTGTCCTCGCCTTTTTCGCGCCGCACCTCGCCGATATCGAGCAAGGGATTGCTCTCCAGAGCATCGGCCACGAAGGTTTCGATTTCGAGATTGGACAGCGCCAGCAGCTTTATTGCCTGCTGCAACTGCGGCGTCATCACCAGTGACTGGGTTTGCCGTAGGTCTAGCCTCGGACCAAGCGCCATCGTTCAGCTCCGGGCGCGCGCCGTTTTCACAGCGTGAAATTCTCGCCGAGGTAGAGGCGTTTCACGTTTTCATCGGCCACCAGTGCTTCGGGCGTGCCTGCAAACAGGACCTGTCCGCCATATATGATGCAGGCCCGATCGACGATTTCGAGCGTCTCGCGGACGTTATGATCGGTGATGAGCACGCCGATGCCGCGCGTCTTGAGGTCTGCAACCAGATCGCGAATGTCGCTGATCGATAGCGGATCGATCCCGGCGAACGGTTCGTCGAGCAACATGATCGAAGGCTTGGCGGCCAGCGCGCGGGCAATTTCCGCACGGCGGCGTTCACCGCCGGAAAGCGCCATCGCCGGACTGGAGCGCAGGCGCGTGAGGCCGAATTCATCGAGCAGGCGTTCCAGCTCTGCTTCGCGCGTTTCGGCATCAGGTTCGACCATCTCGAGCACGCAATTGATGTTCTGTTCGACGGTCATGCCGCGAAAAATACTGGTCTCCTGCGGCAAATAGCCAAGACCCAAAATCGCTCGGCGGTACATGGGAAGCTTGGTCACATCCTCGCCGTCCATCAGGATGCGGCCGGCATCGGGGCGCACAAGACCCATGATCGAATAGAAGCAGGTCGTCTTGCCCGCGCCATTGGGGCCGAGCAGTCCAAGCACCTCGCCCTTGCCGACCGATAGCGAGATATCGGTCAGAACTGCGCGCTTGTCATAGCTCTTGGCGATCGAAATGACCTCGAGCCCGCCCTGCGGGATCGGCGGGGCGGCATCATGCACCGCTTCGTTTTCAGGGCTCATTGTCAAATCTGCCATGTCCGGTGCCATAGCATGGCCTACGGCGCTGAAAACCCCTGCGTGCCCCCTCAATCGACGAACTGGCAGGATTCATGCATGGACTGCTTTGGGACAGGTAAACGCAATTAGTCGGCTGCCGCTTGCCAGAATGCCGCAATTTTGAAACAATGCGAGTCGGAGCAGGATTGGAGAGTGTGCCCATGGGCAAGGCGATCGACAAGACGGGCGTTGGCGGCGTGACGGATCACGCAAGCAAGCGCGACCTTCGAAAAGCGATGAGCGACAATATCGCCGTTGCCCTGATCATTTACACCGGCCTCCAGATTTTCATGACGGTACACGCCATGAAACAAGGCATTTCCTCGATTGCCCCTTATTTTGCTCTGATCGTTCTGGTTGCGGCCATTATCCCGGCGTGCCGCTGGTTCGAGCGTCGGTGGCTCGACCTGTCGGACGATGAAGCGGCTGATCCAGCCATGAAAGGCGCGTTCCGCCGTGACCTTGCCCTGCTGTGGGGATTGGCGATCGGCTTGCCGGTTTTGCTGACAGCCCTGTTAAAGGTAGCGTTCGCCGCTCTGGGCTAGGGCTTGCTAGCCCGCCATGGGAACTCTAGCCGGACCCCAAACCGGACCAGCGGAGTTATTTCAACATGATCGATACCGACACTGCGCTGGCGCGCTGCAATGACCTTGTGGCCTTGGCCCGTTCCATGGGTGCGGACGCTGCAGATGCAGTGGCCCGCGCCGATTTCTCCGAGAGCGTGAGCGTGCGTCTCGGCGAGCTTGAAGATGTCGAACGCTCCGAAGGCGAAGAAATCGGCCTTCGCGTGTTTGTTGGAAAGCGCTCCGCCTCGATCCACACCAGCGATTTCGAACCGGAAGGTCTGCGCGCGCTGGCCCAGCGGGCCGTGGAGATGGCCCGCCATGCGCCTGAAGATCCCTATGCCGGCCTGGCTGCTTCGGAGCAGTTGTTTGATGGCGAGATGCCCGACCTGCAATTGCTCGACCCGGCGGAGGTTGATCCAGCGGCCTTGCGCGAGGCGGCATTGGCTGCCGAAGATGCAGCGCGCGCGGTGGAAGGAGTTACGAACAGCAATGGCGGTAGCGCCACATCGAGCAGGGCGGTCGTCGCACTTGTCACTTCGCATGGATTTGCACGCGGGTATTCCGGGTCCGGCTTCTCTTATTCCGCAGCGGTTATCGCGGGCGAGGGCAGCGGGATGCAAACCGACTACGCCTCGCGCAGCGCGCGGTTCTACGAGGACTTGCCCGCTCCTGCCGAGATCGGACGCGAGGCCGGCGAGCGGACGGTTGCAAAGGTAAGCCCGGTTTCCCTGCCAAGCGGCAAGATGCCGGTTGTATTCGATCCGCGCGTTGGCGGCGGCCTTCTGGGTCACCTGATCGGCGCGATGAGCGGACCTGCGATCGCACGTAAATCCAGCTTTTTGCTGGGCCGCGAAAATGAAGAGCTTTTCGACAGCAGCATCCGCATCATCGAGGACCCGTTCCAGCTGCGCGGATTGCGCTCGCGCCCCTTCGACGGCGAGGGTGTTCCCTGCGCCCGGCGTCCTCTGGTCGAGAACGGCCGGATCACCGGCTGGTTGACCAATGTCGCTTCGGCGAGGCAGCTTGGCCTTGGACTGACGGGGCACGCAGCGCGATCGGGCGGAGGTTCCCCCGGTGTCAGCGCCAGCAATGGGTATCTTGAGGCTGGCGATGTCACGCCGCAGGAACTGATGGCTGATATCGAGGACGGTCTGTATGTGACCGGATTGTTCGGCCAAGGAGTGAACATGGTGACTGGTGACTACAGCCGCGGCGCGACCGGTATCCGCATTCGGAACGGCGAAATGGCCGGGCCGGTCGCCGAAATTACCATCGCCGGAAGCCTGCCGGACATGTTCCGGGCAATGACACCTGCCAATGACCTCGAAATGTTCAGGGCCGTGAACGTCCCGACTTTGCGGATCGATGGAATGACGGTGGCCGGCGAATGAGGGCTCTACTCGCCGCTATAGCGCTTGGAATTGCCACGCCAGGCGTAGCCATGCTGCCCACCGCTCCGTCCGAGAGCGCCGAGCCTGCTCCACCGGAATCGCCTGCCCAGCAGATTGCCGACACGCAGGATGCGGGCGCCGACGCGCGCATTGCCGGACGTATCGAAGGGATTTTTGCAGAGCTGCCCGCGCTCGCCGAGATCAACGTTGACGTGAAACAAGGCGTCGTTTCGCT
This genomic window contains:
- the lptB gene encoding LPS export ABC transporter ATP-binding protein; this encodes MSPENEAVHDAAPPIPQGGLEVISIAKSYDKRAVLTDISLSVGKGEVLGLLGPNGAGKTTCFYSIMGLVRPDAGRILMDGEDVTKLPMYRRAILGLGYLPQETSIFRGMTVEQNINCVLEMVEPDAETREAELERLLDEFGLTRLRSSPAMALSGGERRRAEIARALAAKPSIMLLDEPFAGIDPLSISDIRDLVADLKTRGIGVLITDHNVRETLEIVDRACIIYGGQVLFAGTPEALVADENVKRLYLGENFTL
- a CDS encoding TldD/PmbA family protein, which gives rise to MIDTDTALARCNDLVALARSMGADAADAVARADFSESVSVRLGELEDVERSEGEEIGLRVFVGKRSASIHTSDFEPEGLRALAQRAVEMARHAPEDPYAGLAASEQLFDGEMPDLQLLDPAEVDPAALREAALAAEDAARAVEGVTNSNGGSATSSRAVVALVTSHGFARGYSGSGFSYSAAVIAGEGSGMQTDYASRSARFYEDLPAPAEIGREAGERTVAKVSPVSLPSGKMPVVFDPRVGGGLLGHLIGAMSGPAIARKSSFLLGRENEELFDSSIRIIEDPFQLRGLRSRPFDGEGVPCARRPLVENGRITGWLTNVASARQLGLGLTGHAARSGGGSPGVSASNGYLEAGDVTPQELMADIEDGLYVTGLFGQGVNMVTGDYSRGATGIRIRNGEMAGPVAEITIAGSLPDMFRAMTPANDLEMFRAVNVPTLRIDGMTVAGE
- the rpoN gene encoding RNA polymerase factor sigma-54 codes for the protein MALGPRLDLRQTQSLVMTPQLQQAIKLLALSNLEIETFVADALESNPLLDIGEVRREKGEDSSEAPPAEHDSAPGPDGEGALDIAHHALDPEAAPGDMGDWGRAADGGSLAGSELPDFENRGSDGPTLAQHLLGQVGAQAHDAREALIATRIIHELDDAGYLQADLRHLAEELGAPVAEIERALDLVQSLEPTGVGARSIAECLALQAKEADRYDPCMARLIDNLDLLAKGEIARLKRLCDVDDDDFSDMLAELKGYDPKPGCQYGGENEAAVVPDVLIAPTGKHGWSIRINEASLPRLVVNREYYIELEAGARDKASRKWLDEQLGEADWLIRALDQRQKTILKTASEIVKRQEGFFREGVSAMRPLTLREVAEAIEMHESTVSRVTSNKYLHCPRGTFEMKYFFSSGVGAADGEGASSEAIKARIRALCEGEDPKKVLSDQKLTDLLNEEGFDLARRTVAKYREAIGIGSSAQRRREKKLKSL